The proteins below come from a single Halomonas binhaiensis genomic window:
- a CDS encoding MFS transporter, translating to MSVSPATSELSSDNVSIATLRKVIAASAIGNFVEWFDFAIYGFLAVIIAQHFFPPGNPTLALLQTFAVFAVSFALRPLGGIFFGMLGDRIGRKRVLSVTVLLMAGSTTLIGLLPTYTSIGLFAPLLLALARCLQGFSAGGEYAGACAFVMEHAPRERKARYGSFVPVSTFLAFATAATLAYVVGLVMSEDTLQSWGWRVPFLVAAPLGLVGLYMRLKLDESPAFQALKAEPEAPHAPLKETLSQHGSTLVCLSAFISATALSFYMFTTYFATYMQVVGGASRSVALMASLGALIFAAVLCPIIGRYADWVGRRKTILTACLSLIFAVFPAYILAGKGELWSAMLGASMMAVGAVICGVVTAVLLSEQFPTRVRYTASALCYNVAYTIFGGTAPLVATWLIDITGLQLSPAFYLIAISLLALWGGMKLPESSKWSLNDDAAWPSPPTPLSASLRS from the coding sequence ATGTCCGTATCTCCTGCCACGTCTGAGCTGAGCTCAGATAATGTCAGTATTGCAACGCTGCGCAAGGTGATAGCAGCCTCTGCCATTGGCAACTTTGTCGAGTGGTTTGACTTTGCCATATATGGCTTTCTTGCCGTTATCATTGCCCAGCACTTCTTTCCTCCAGGTAATCCCACTCTGGCACTACTGCAGACCTTTGCTGTCTTCGCCGTTTCCTTTGCACTCAGGCCTCTGGGGGGGATCTTCTTCGGCATGCTCGGAGACCGGATCGGGCGCAAGCGTGTATTGTCGGTCACGGTGCTGTTGATGGCCGGATCCACCACTTTGATAGGGCTCCTGCCGACCTATACCAGTATTGGCCTTTTTGCGCCTCTGCTGTTGGCGCTGGCGCGTTGTCTGCAGGGATTCTCGGCGGGAGGGGAATATGCCGGAGCCTGTGCCTTTGTCATGGAGCATGCGCCTCGTGAACGGAAAGCGCGCTATGGAAGCTTTGTACCGGTTTCCACATTCCTTGCCTTTGCCACGGCGGCAACATTGGCGTATGTCGTTGGTCTTGTCATGTCGGAAGACACCTTGCAGAGCTGGGGCTGGCGAGTTCCGTTTCTCGTGGCTGCTCCGCTGGGTCTGGTTGGCCTGTACATGCGCCTGAAGCTTGATGAGTCGCCTGCTTTTCAGGCCTTGAAGGCAGAGCCGGAAGCACCCCATGCACCACTGAAAGAAACGCTCAGCCAGCATGGGTCGACACTGGTATGCCTGAGTGCGTTCATCTCTGCGACGGCGCTGTCGTTCTACATGTTTACTACCTATTTCGCGACATACATGCAGGTCGTTGGCGGTGCATCGCGTAGCGTCGCCTTGATGGCCAGTCTGGGTGCTCTGATTTTCGCTGCAGTACTTTGCCCGATCATCGGGCGTTATGCCGACTGGGTGGGGCGTCGCAAGACAATACTGACCGCCTGTCTGAGCTTGATCTTCGCTGTATTTCCCGCCTATATCCTGGCAGGGAAGGGAGAGCTATGGAGTGCCATGCTGGGAGCTTCCATGATGGCCGTGGGAGCAGTGATCTGTGGTGTGGTCACGGCAGTATTATTGTCTGAACAGTTTCCGACACGGGTGCGCTATACCGCATCGGCACTGTGCTACAACGTGGCTTACACGATTTTTGGTGGTACGGCACCACTGGTGGCGACATGGCTGATTGATATAACAGGGCTTCAGCTGTCGCCGGCGTTCTATTTGATCGCGATCTCCCTGCTGGCCTTATGGGGCGGAATGAAACTGCCTGAATCATCCAAGTGGTCTTTGAATGATGATGCCGCATGGCCGTCGCCTCCCACTCCTCTTTCAGCCTCGTTGCGATCCTGA
- a CDS encoding DoxX family protein gives MNPVLRILDTYYGSLVPWLNQRSLDIVLLLMRIVVGSVFFMSALTKVDGFALADSTIFLFRHEYDLPLIPPALAAYLATFAELSLSLLLWSGLATRLAALGLFIMTLVIEIFVYPEAWVTHGLWAACLLTLLLRGPGKVSLDCLIQHLYRPRQHLEK, from the coding sequence ATGAACCCAGTTCTCCGAATACTGGATACCTATTACGGCAGTCTGGTGCCCTGGCTCAACCAGCGCTCTCTCGATATCGTGCTGCTACTGATGCGGATCGTGGTTGGCAGTGTCTTCTTCATGTCCGCCCTGACCAAGGTCGATGGTTTTGCCTTGGCCGACAGCACGATCTTTCTCTTCCGGCACGAATACGACCTGCCTCTCATTCCCCCTGCATTGGCAGCCTACCTGGCCACCTTTGCCGAACTTTCCCTTTCGCTGCTGCTGTGGTCAGGCCTGGCCACGCGATTGGCAGCCCTGGGGTTGTTCATCATGACACTGGTGATAGAAATCTTCGTCTATCCCGAAGCCTGGGTGACACATGGCTTATGGGCAGCCTGCCTGTTGACCCTGCTTCTTCGCGGCCCTGGAAAAGTCTCCCTGGATTGCCTGATCCAGCACCTGTATCGACCGCGTCAGCACCTGGAGAAGTAA
- a CDS encoding DNA-binding domain-containing protein, which produces MSMLLDWQQRFIAAMRTSERADADLGQDNGLKVYRNNIRHSLVEALEIAFPHTRTLLGERFFSALANDYVTIDPPRDPRLNRYGEGLINRLDYHPALENFRFVADICRLERARLDVSHAGEAISFDALQLSQHKNLDELYVLPHPASRCVRCRHDVVEIWDAMEQGEKATALGPNGPGYWMVIRRQRKVSFHRINDNSALLYGILSMALPLGATLEMLSDPSDMGPEALGLALGELLGLGALAYAPDYPTSSLKDSGALL; this is translated from the coding sequence ATGAGCATGCTTCTCGACTGGCAGCAACGCTTCATTGCCGCCATGCGCACCTCCGAACGGGCAGATGCCGACCTGGGACAGGACAACGGACTGAAGGTCTATCGCAACAACATCCGCCATAGCCTGGTCGAAGCGCTGGAAATCGCCTTTCCTCATACGAGAACGTTGCTCGGTGAGCGCTTTTTTTCTGCCCTGGCCAACGACTATGTGACGATTGATCCTCCACGAGACCCGCGCCTCAATCGCTATGGCGAGGGTCTCATCAATCGCCTCGACTACCATCCTGCACTGGAAAATTTTCGTTTTGTCGCGGACATCTGCCGTCTGGAACGAGCCCGACTGGACGTCAGCCATGCCGGCGAAGCCATCAGTTTCGATGCACTGCAGTTGTCGCAGCACAAGAACCTCGACGAGCTGTATGTATTGCCGCACCCTGCCAGCCGCTGCGTCCGCTGCCGACACGATGTAGTGGAGATATGGGATGCCATGGAACAAGGGGAGAAAGCCACAGCCCTTGGCCCCAATGGTCCAGGATACTGGATGGTGATACGTCGACAACGCAAGGTCAGCTTCCATCGCATCAATGACAACAGCGCCTTGCTGTACGGCATCCTGAGCATGGCGTTACCCCTCGGCGCCACACTGGAAATGCTGTCTGACCCTTCTGACATGGGCCCTGAAGCATTGGGACTGGCTCTTGGCGAGCTACTGGGCCTGGGTGCCTTGGCATATGCACCTGATTACCCCACCTCATCCTTGAAAGACTCAGGAGCCCTTTTATGA
- a CDS encoding DUF692 domain-containing protein — MLSSRSIHPMHQPSGSVLGKGAIGIGLKYQHTEALLERALQADGHPGSAPDFLELHAENYMNAGGPVQDQLAELARHYPLSVHGVGLSLGSAEEIDSFHLERLNTLVENLSPALVSEHLAWSRLRGQSYNDLLPVPLIQESLDIMCANVDRVQQRLGRQILVENPSLYIHLDINTFSETDFLNLMVERTGCGLLFDVNNAFISASNMGRDLPAYLNEIPWHAVGEWHLAGHSLDTQANPPLCIDDHGSPVKDEVWQLYQHAIHQRPELPTLIEWDNNVPSLERWMEEVTLAHHHRHRVFSTAGALS; from the coding sequence ATGCTCTCATCCCGCTCAATTCACCCCATGCATCAGCCATCAGGTTCCGTGCTCGGAAAAGGTGCCATTGGCATAGGATTGAAATACCAACATACCGAAGCGTTGCTGGAACGAGCCTTGCAAGCTGACGGACACCCTGGTTCGGCGCCTGACTTTCTCGAACTCCACGCAGAAAACTATATGAATGCAGGTGGCCCCGTTCAGGACCAGCTTGCAGAACTGGCCCGTCACTACCCACTTTCCGTGCATGGTGTCGGCCTGTCATTGGGTAGTGCTGAAGAAATCGACAGTTTCCATCTCGAACGACTCAATACACTGGTCGAAAACCTGTCTCCAGCCCTGGTCTCCGAACATCTGGCCTGGAGCCGCCTGAGGGGACAAAGCTATAACGACCTGTTACCTGTCCCTCTCATCCAGGAATCCCTGGATATCATGTGCGCCAATGTTGACCGCGTACAACAACGCCTGGGGCGGCAAATTCTGGTAGAAAACCCCAGTCTCTATATCCACCTGGATATCAATACCTTCAGCGAAACCGACTTCTTGAATCTAATGGTCGAACGTACGGGCTGCGGCTTGCTGTTCGACGTCAACAATGCCTTTATCAGCGCCTCCAACATGGGACGCGACTTACCTGCCTATCTAAACGAAATCCCCTGGCATGCCGTAGGTGAATGGCACCTGGCCGGACATAGCCTTGACACCCAAGCCAACCCTCCCCTGTGCATCGACGATCACGGCAGCCCAGTCAAAGATGAAGTCTGGCAGCTATACCAGCACGCCATTCATCAACGCCCGGAACTACCGACGTTGATTGAATGGGATAACAACGTACCCAGCCTGGAACGCTGGATGGAAGAAGTTACCTTGGCGCATCACCACCGTCACAGGGTATTCAGTACAGCAGGAGCCTTGTCATGA
- a CDS encoding DUF2282 domain-containing protein, whose translation MKHSVMIAAVLTTALAAAATTAQASEDEAKMEKCYGVSLAGQNDCKAGPGTTCAGTSTVDYQGNAWTYVPEGTCTSIETPNGHGSLDPIES comes from the coding sequence ATGAAGCATTCTGTAATGATCGCTGCCGTATTGACCACCGCCCTGGCCGCCGCCGCTACCACTGCCCAGGCCAGCGAAGACGAGGCCAAGATGGAAAAGTGTTATGGCGTTTCACTGGCCGGTCAGAACGACTGCAAAGCTGGCCCAGGTACCACCTGTGCAGGCACTTCCACCGTGGATTATCAGGGCAATGCCTGGACCTATGTTCCGGAAGGTACCTGCACCAGCATCGAAACACCCAACGGGCATGGCAGTCTGGACCCTATCGAATCCTGA
- a CDS encoding RidA family protein, giving the protein MIQRHDTQARMSRAVIHQGVAYLCGQVAGPEARNGDITAQTKSMLERVDALLKEVGSDREHLLSATIYLKDGADFAAMNDVWDAWVPAGHAPARTCVCAPMPADELRVEITVTAAV; this is encoded by the coding sequence ATGATTCAGCGTCATGACACTCAGGCCCGCATGAGCCGTGCCGTCATTCATCAAGGAGTGGCTTATCTGTGTGGTCAGGTGGCTGGCCCTGAAGCCCGCAATGGCGATATTACCGCCCAGACCAAGAGCATGCTGGAGCGCGTCGATGCTTTGCTGAAGGAAGTGGGCAGTGACCGCGAACATCTGCTGTCGGCGACCATCTATCTCAAGGATGGGGCCGACTTTGCCGCCATGAATGACGTTTGGGATGCCTGGGTTCCGGCTGGTCATGCACCGGCACGTACCTGTGTATGTGCACCGATGCCTGCTGATGAGTTGCGCGTCGAAATCACTGTAACAGCAGCCGTCTAA
- a CDS encoding PhnE/PtxC family ABC transporter permease — protein sequence MAATPTSELALQDHRPRLLGGHSPGMRLARHTLTLIALALLVLPFADLHVLSRDPWGELGRIAQGLVLPHFSSVESPLSAIGLTVAVALWGTLAGMVMGFPLALVFSRSRCVRAGCAFVRAIHELFWALLFLQVFGLSALTALAALAIPYAGIFAKVYAEILEQTPTAARDALPEGTGRLSRFVYTELPLAFAQLAAYTRYRFECALRSSVLLGFVGLPTLGYQLESAFREGRYFEAGAVMWLFYLLIASLPWWAHRRLVPLLALSSLFLLGPWPDIDASLVWRFVSQDIWPQPLLAGDISGLIDWLRDIPKLLPVIANTLLLGLLGSVGALLVALALWPLASHHFGNRLTQAAGKGLLIFLRSTPELMLAFVFLLLLGPSLLPAWLALALHNGALIAFLVARHADNLKLDMDGLPASGKLGYQLLPRVYPGMLALLYYRAEVILRESAILGMLGIATLGYVIDDYFQTLMFDVAFLLLLITAGLNILVDAGARRLRPRGIQPS from the coding sequence ATGGCGGCAACACCAACTTCCGAGCTGGCCCTTCAGGACCACCGACCGCGCCTTCTGGGTGGCCATTCGCCAGGTATGCGCCTGGCACGCCATACCTTGACCTTGATCGCACTGGCATTACTGGTGTTGCCCTTTGCCGACTTGCATGTCCTCAGCCGTGACCCCTGGGGCGAATTGGGGCGAATTGCTCAAGGCCTGGTACTACCGCATTTCAGCAGCGTAGAATCCCCGCTCTCCGCCATCGGCCTGACCGTGGCAGTAGCACTGTGGGGAACACTGGCAGGCATGGTGATGGGGTTTCCTCTGGCATTGGTGTTCTCCCGGTCACGCTGCGTTCGCGCAGGCTGCGCCTTCGTCCGTGCAATACATGAGCTGTTCTGGGCACTGCTGTTCCTGCAAGTATTCGGACTTTCCGCACTGACAGCCTTGGCGGCCCTGGCGATTCCCTATGCCGGCATCTTCGCCAAAGTCTATGCAGAAATTCTCGAACAGACTCCCACAGCGGCTCGAGATGCCCTCCCCGAGGGAACCGGGCGCCTGTCGCGCTTCGTCTATACGGAACTGCCATTGGCCTTCGCCCAACTGGCTGCCTATACCCGCTATCGTTTTGAGTGCGCCCTTCGATCTAGCGTATTGCTGGGCTTTGTCGGTCTACCGACACTCGGTTATCAACTCGAAAGCGCCTTTCGCGAGGGTCGTTATTTCGAAGCAGGCGCCGTCATGTGGTTGTTCTATCTCCTGATTGCCAGCTTGCCGTGGTGGGCGCATCGCCGTCTTGTCCCCTTGCTGGCCCTGAGCAGCCTGTTTCTGCTTGGCCCTTGGCCGGACATCGACGCCAGCCTGGTATGGCGTTTCGTCAGCCAGGACATCTGGCCCCAGCCACTGCTTGCAGGGGATATCAGTGGATTAATCGACTGGCTGCGTGACATCCCGAAACTACTGCCGGTCATCGCCAATACCCTGCTGCTGGGACTACTTGGTAGCGTGGGAGCCTTGCTGGTAGCACTGGCGCTTTGGCCTCTTGCATCTCACCATTTCGGCAACCGCTTGACCCAGGCCGCCGGCAAGGGACTGTTGATCTTCCTGCGCTCCACTCCCGAGCTGATGCTGGCCTTCGTCTTCCTGCTGCTGCTCGGCCCTTCCCTGCTACCGGCATGGTTGGCTCTGGCCCTGCACAACGGAGCCCTGATCGCCTTTCTGGTAGCACGCCACGCGGATAATCTGAAACTGGATATGGACGGACTCCCGGCCAGCGGCAAGCTAGGCTACCAGTTGCTGCCACGGGTATATCCGGGCATGTTGGCCCTGCTCTATTACCGTGCTGAAGTCATTCTGCGTGAAAGCGCCATCCTTGGAATGCTGGGGATAGCGACCCTGGGCTATGTCATCGACGATTATTTTCAGACATTGATGTTCGACGTCGCCTTTCTGTTACTGCTGATCACGGCAGGACTGAACATTCTCGTCGATGCGGGAGCTCGGCGCTTACGCCCTAGGGGCATCCAGCCGTCTTGA
- a CDS encoding ATP-binding cassette domain-containing protein, producing the protein MSHVPPLAVFDGENLGHGDHVVLSEVHLTFHPGERIALLGASGAGKSTLLSALRQRLGKQAAWCPQHHGLVPELATYHNIYMGRLEQHSGLANLWNLLRPLAAPWQDVATLCQLLGLEGLMKRPVGQLSGGQRQRVAIGRALYQQRSVFLGDEPVASVDPHQAVELLQVIHERHQGCVIALHQHRLALTHFDRVWGLDKGRVVLDAPSSELSLDTLDALYPSAGVATKTAMDIEQAALWPQDSLPCPRGQV; encoded by the coding sequence ATGTCCCATGTGCCGCCCCTGGCCGTATTCGACGGCGAAAACCTGGGCCATGGTGACCATGTGGTGTTGTCAGAGGTACACCTGACATTTCACCCAGGTGAACGTATTGCCTTGCTCGGCGCCAGCGGGGCTGGAAAGTCCACACTGCTTTCCGCCTTGCGCCAACGGCTGGGCAAGCAGGCCGCCTGGTGCCCGCAGCATCATGGCCTGGTACCAGAGCTGGCCACCTATCACAACATTTATATGGGACGCCTGGAGCAACATTCAGGCCTGGCCAACCTGTGGAACCTGCTACGTCCCCTTGCGGCCCCTTGGCAGGACGTTGCCACTCTGTGTCAATTGCTCGGCCTCGAGGGCCTGATGAAACGTCCGGTCGGCCAGCTCTCCGGAGGCCAGCGGCAACGTGTTGCCATTGGTCGAGCCCTGTATCAGCAACGTAGCGTATTTCTTGGCGACGAACCCGTCGCCAGTGTCGACCCGCACCAGGCGGTGGAACTGTTGCAAGTTATTCACGAACGCCATCAGGGATGCGTCATCGCCTTGCATCAGCATCGCTTGGCCCTCACGCACTTCGACCGCGTCTGGGGGCTGGACAAGGGACGGGTCGTCCTCGATGCCCCCAGCTCTGAATTGAGCCTGGATACATTGGATGCTCTCTATCCCAGTGCGGGTGTTGCCACGAAGACCGCGATGGACATCGAACAGGCGGCCCTTTGGCCGCAGGATTCTCTTCCCTGCCCCAGAGGCCAGGTATAA
- a CDS encoding putative selenate ABC transporter substrate-binding protein, giving the protein MRLAFAPLGLLLLAGLFSPSILADTFRFTAIPDEDESRLVERFSKVADYLEEKLGVEVEYVPVKSYGAAVTAFRNDQVQLAWFGGLSGVQARRLVPDSQAIAQGVEDAAFKTYFIAHESTGLEAGDTLPDDIQDMTFTFGAKTSTSGRLMPDYYLRERFAEAPEKIFSRVGFSGDHSRTLALVEAGTYDIGALNYAVWDAAIRDGLVDTSKVHVIWETPTYPDYQWTLRGDADEHYGDGFSEQVRQALLDMDDPELLESFPRSGFIPADNSMYAPIEDVAESLGLLR; this is encoded by the coding sequence ATGCGTCTTGCCTTCGCGCCCCTTGGTCTATTGCTCCTGGCTGGGCTCTTTTCGCCCTCCATCCTCGCTGATACTTTCCGTTTTACGGCCATCCCTGATGAAGATGAGTCTCGTCTGGTCGAGCGTTTTTCCAAGGTGGCGGACTATCTGGAAGAGAAGCTTGGGGTCGAAGTGGAGTACGTTCCGGTCAAGTCCTACGGCGCGGCCGTCACGGCATTCCGCAACGATCAAGTGCAACTGGCATGGTTCGGAGGCTTGTCAGGCGTTCAGGCCCGACGCCTGGTGCCCGACTCCCAGGCCATCGCCCAGGGCGTCGAGGATGCCGCTTTCAAGACCTATTTCATTGCCCATGAAAGCACGGGCCTGGAAGCCGGCGATACGCTTCCCGATGATATTCAGGACATGACCTTCACCTTTGGCGCCAAGACATCTACTTCTGGCCGCCTGATGCCTGACTACTATCTGCGCGAGCGTTTTGCCGAAGCTCCAGAAAAGATTTTTTCACGCGTAGGTTTCTCCGGTGACCATTCGCGTACCCTGGCTCTGGTAGAGGCCGGCACCTACGACATTGGTGCACTCAACTATGCCGTCTGGGATGCCGCGATACGAGATGGCCTCGTCGATACCAGTAAAGTGCATGTGATCTGGGAGACTCCCACCTATCCGGATTACCAGTGGACGCTACGTGGTGATGCCGACGAGCACTATGGCGATGGCTTCAGCGAACAGGTACGTCAGGCGCTGCTCGACATGGACGACCCGGAACTGCTCGAGAGCTTCCCTCGCTCTGGTTTCATCCCAGCCGACAACTCGATGTACGCTCCCATCGAGGACGTGGCCGAGAGCCTCGGCCTGCTACGCTGA
- a CDS encoding MurR/RpiR family transcriptional regulator — MVRHDLINRIRDRLDELNRSERKVADVILADPSSATGMSIASLAQAASVSEPTVNRFCRNFDAKGYPDFKIQLAQSLAGGTPYVSQAVEPNDSAEAYTGKIFGATIAALDLARREVSPKRIDRVVDYLIQAKQIHFFGLGASGAVAQDAQHKFFRFNLPVTAYIDVLMQRMVASACHTGDVIVILSYTGRTRELVDIAALARENGAVVLGITAPGSPLSLQCTEVLEISAPEDTDHYMPMTSRMVQLALIDVLATGVTLRRGEDFLHHLKKIKDSLRDTRYPLGD, encoded by the coding sequence ATGGTCCGTCACGACCTTATCAACCGCATTCGCGACAGACTCGATGAGCTCAACCGCTCGGAGCGCAAGGTCGCCGATGTCATCCTGGCTGACCCTTCTTCTGCCACCGGTATGAGTATTGCCAGTTTGGCTCAGGCAGCGTCAGTCAGCGAGCCTACCGTCAACCGTTTCTGCCGTAACTTCGACGCCAAGGGCTATCCCGACTTCAAGATCCAATTGGCCCAGAGCCTGGCCGGGGGCACGCCTTATGTCAGTCAGGCTGTCGAACCCAACGACAGTGCCGAGGCCTATACCGGAAAGATCTTCGGCGCCACCATCGCAGCTCTGGACCTGGCTCGCCGCGAAGTGTCTCCGAAGCGTATCGACCGTGTGGTGGATTATCTGATCCAGGCCAAGCAGATCCATTTCTTCGGCCTTGGCGCCTCCGGAGCCGTCGCCCAGGATGCGCAGCACAAGTTCTTCCGCTTCAATCTTCCCGTCACGGCTTACATCGACGTATTGATGCAACGCATGGTCGCTTCGGCCTGCCATACCGGTGATGTGATCGTCATTCTCTCGTACACCGGTCGCACTCGTGAACTGGTTGACATTGCGGCCCTGGCCAGGGAAAACGGCGCGGTGGTGCTGGGCATCACGGCTCCTGGCTCCCCATTGTCCCTGCAATGCACCGAAGTGCTCGAGATCAGCGCGCCAGAGGACACAGACCACTACATGCCAATGACGTCACGCATGGTACAGCTGGCATTGATCGATGTACTGGCCACCGGTGTGACCCTAAGACGGGGAGAAGACTTCCTGCATCATCTCAAGAAGATCAAGGATAGTCTCAGGGATACTCGCTACCCCCTCGGCGACTGA
- the zwf gene encoding glucose-6-phosphate dehydrogenase, with the protein MTRHTRSGDAERTDVDLALFGALGDLSQRKLFPALYQLDREGLLHEDTRLLGLARQEISLEEFRDKVEASLNKYVKAKELDEQAMTRFLDRLSFITVDFKVAEGYGAIREWCQTATQERPLVVYLAVGANIYGDICRHLQASGSLDEDSRVVVEKPIGYDLESSNVINDAIGEVFPESRVYRIDHYLGKETVQNLIALRFANPLFGTQWNQNHISHVEITVAEKVGIEGRWGYFDEAGQLRDMVQNHLLQLVCLIAMDPPANLDADAIRDEKVKVLKALKPFTDDMLGRDVVRGQYTAGTSDGVSVPGYLDEEGANISSHTETFVAMKTGVSNWRWAGVPFYLRTGKRMPEKLSQIVIHFRQQPHYIFDPDQRALAANKLIIRLQPEEGISLEVLTKDSGLDKGMRLRRGPLALDFNSAFPKARIPDAYERLLLEVMKGQQYLFVRRDEVEHAWRWCDNLISAWKERNELPRRYPAGSWGPVASIAMITQDGRSWYEDY; encoded by the coding sequence ATGACACGACACACCCGATCCGGTGACGCCGAGCGCACCGATGTCGATCTAGCGTTGTTCGGGGCACTGGGAGACCTGTCCCAGCGCAAGCTGTTCCCCGCGCTTTATCAGCTTGATCGGGAGGGCTTGTTGCACGAGGACACTCGCTTGCTGGGGTTGGCTCGCCAGGAGATCAGCCTTGAGGAGTTCCGTGACAAGGTCGAAGCCAGCCTGAACAAGTACGTCAAGGCCAAGGAGCTCGACGAGCAGGCCATGACGCGCTTCCTCGATCGTCTGTCGTTCATCACTGTGGATTTCAAGGTGGCCGAAGGCTATGGCGCCATTCGTGAATGGTGCCAGACGGCGACCCAAGAGCGCCCGCTGGTGGTGTACCTGGCAGTGGGTGCCAATATCTACGGCGATATCTGTCGCCATCTCCAGGCCAGCGGCAGCCTCGATGAAGATAGCCGCGTGGTGGTGGAGAAGCCCATTGGTTATGACCTGGAATCATCGAATGTCATCAATGATGCCATCGGTGAAGTATTCCCCGAGTCCAGGGTCTATCGCATCGACCACTACCTGGGCAAGGAAACGGTTCAGAACCTGATTGCTCTGCGTTTTGCCAATCCGCTGTTCGGAACCCAGTGGAACCAGAATCATATCTCCCATGTGGAGATTACCGTGGCGGAGAAGGTGGGTATCGAAGGGCGCTGGGGATACTTCGATGAAGCCGGTCAGTTGCGCGACATGGTCCAGAACCACCTGCTGCAGCTGGTCTGTCTGATTGCCATGGATCCACCGGCCAATCTGGATGCCGATGCGATCCGTGACGAGAAGGTCAAGGTGCTCAAGGCGCTCAAGCCGTTTACCGATGACATGCTGGGGCGTGATGTGGTGCGTGGTCAGTACACGGCTGGCACCAGCGATGGCGTCAGTGTGCCGGGGTACCTGGACGAGGAAGGGGCCAATATCTCCAGCCATACCGAAACCTTCGTTGCCATGAAGACCGGTGTGTCGAACTGGCGCTGGGCGGGTGTGCCTTTCTATCTGCGTACCGGCAAGCGCATGCCGGAGAAACTCTCCCAGATCGTCATTCATTTCCGTCAGCAACCGCACTATATCTTCGACCCGGATCAACGGGCCCTGGCCGCGAACAAGCTGATCATTCGCCTGCAGCCGGAAGAGGGCATCAGCCTCGAAGTGCTGACCAAGGACAGCGGCCTGGACAAGGGTATGCGCCTGCGTCGAGGACCACTGGCTCTCGATTTCAACAGCGCCTTCCCCAAGGCACGTATTCCGGATGCCTATGAGCGTCTGCTGCTGGAAGTGATGAAAGGGCAGCAATATCTCTTCGTGCGTCGTGATGAGGTGGAACATGCGTGGCGCTGGTGTGACAACCTGATTTCGGCCTGGAAAGAGCGCAATGAGTTACCGCGGCGCTATCCGGCGGGTTCCTGGGGGCCGGTGGCATCCATTGCCATGATTACCCAGGACGGACGCAGCTGGTATGAGGACTACTGA
- the pgl gene encoding 6-phosphogluconolactonase, which produces MGTTEMGSHTPRERLARQLAENVAEALRQDLASQERALLIVSGGSTPVPFFAALSEQDLAWDRVDVTLADERWVSPDADDSNARLVCENLLADKAAAANFISLTTDHATPEEGVDQVAERVEALSWPASVVILGMGGDGHTASLFPDSRELDLALATDAPVVAVRTPSQPQARITLSAARLHHARRHVLHLTGDDKRAVLGRAMEGDNVRELPIRAFLSCPLAIYWAP; this is translated from the coding sequence ATGGGGACTACTGAGATGGGGTCTCACACTCCTCGTGAACGGTTGGCTCGACAACTGGCGGAAAATGTTGCCGAGGCGCTGCGCCAGGACCTGGCCAGCCAGGAACGTGCCTTGCTGATTGTTTCCGGCGGCTCTACCCCTGTGCCGTTCTTTGCTGCTCTCTCCGAACAGGATCTGGCCTGGGACCGAGTGGATGTGACCTTGGCAGATGAGCGTTGGGTCAGCCCAGATGCTGACGACTCCAATGCTCGCCTGGTGTGTGAGAATCTGCTGGCCGATAAGGCAGCGGCGGCCAATTTCATATCCCTGACAACCGATCATGCCACCCCGGAAGAAGGTGTCGATCAGGTTGCCGAGCGTGTCGAGGCATTGAGCTGGCCGGCAAGCGTAGTGATTCTGGGCATGGGCGGGGATGGCCATACTGCCTCCCTGTTCCCTGATAGCCGTGAGCTTGATCTTGCCCTGGCCACTGATGCCCCGGTGGTGGCGGTACGTACCCCAAGCCAGCCTCAGGCTAGAATCACCTTGAGTGCTGCCCGTTTGCATCATGCGCGCCGACATGTACTGCATCTTACGGGCGATGACAAGCGTGCCGTGCTGGGGCGTGCCATGGAGGGGGACAACGTACGTGAGTTGCCGATTCGAGCCTTTCTCAGCTGTCCATTAGCAATCTACTGGGCCCCTTAG